The Chitinophagaceae bacterium genome window below encodes:
- a CDS encoding bifunctional 3,4-dihydroxy-2-butanone-4-phosphate synthase/GTP cyclohydrolase II: protein MLNTIESAIDDIREGKMLIVVDDEDRENEGDFIISARHATPEAINFMSKYGRGLICVALSENRCDELNLEPMVSSNTSLHETAFTISVDLIGQGTSTGISAQDRAKTIQALINPETKPEDLARPGHIFPLRAKKGGVLRRTGHTEATIDLARLAGLEPAGVLVEIMNEDGTMARVPQLEIIAEKFGVKIISIKDLIEYRLKTDSLIEEIVRVEMPTAYGHFKLIAFKEKETGQEHLALIKGEWEKDEPVLVRVHSSCFTGDILGSFRCDCGDQLHGAMQMVEKEGKGVVLYMNQEGRGIGLFNKLKAYKLQEEGMDTVEANLHLGLPMDARDYGVGAQILRTLNVSKLKLISNNPKKRAGLLGYGLEIVEAVPIQIAPNKFNQKYLETKRDKMGHTILKRP, encoded by the coding sequence ATGCTAAATACAATAGAAAGTGCCATAGACGACATCAGGGAGGGTAAAATGTTGATTGTTGTTGATGATGAAGACCGTGAAAATGAGGGAGATTTTATCATTTCTGCCCGCCATGCTACTCCAGAGGCAATCAATTTTATGAGTAAATACGGCCGGGGGCTGATTTGTGTGGCCCTCAGCGAAAACCGCTGTGATGAGCTGAACCTTGAGCCAATGGTTTCATCCAATACCTCTCTTCACGAAACTGCTTTTACTATTTCTGTTGATTTAATTGGCCAGGGAACTTCTACTGGTATTTCAGCGCAGGACAGGGCAAAAACAATACAGGCACTCATCAATCCCGAAACAAAACCTGAGGATCTTGCCAGACCCGGACATATTTTCCCTTTGCGGGCAAAAAAAGGCGGTGTATTAAGAAGAACCGGACATACTGAAGCTACAATTGATCTTGCCAGACTTGCTGGTTTAGAACCGGCTGGAGTATTGGTAGAAATAATGAACGAAGATGGTACTATGGCCCGTGTTCCTCAATTGGAAATAATTGCTGAAAAATTTGGAGTAAAGATCATTTCCATCAAAGACCTGATTGAATACCGACTCAAAACCGATTCTCTTATTGAAGAAATCGTTCGGGTTGAAATGCCAACAGCTTATGGCCATTTTAAATTGATAGCTTTCAAGGAAAAGGAAACAGGGCAGGAGCATCTTGCATTAATAAAAGGTGAATGGGAAAAAGATGAGCCTGTTCTGGTTCGTGTACATTCTTCCTGTTTTACCGGTGATATTCTTGGTTCATTCAGATGTGATTGTGGCGATCAGTTACATGGAGCCATGCAAATGGTGGAGAAAGAAGGGAAAGGTGTTGTGTTATATATGAACCAGGAGGGCAGGGGCATTGGACTGTTTAATAAATTAAAGGCATATAAACTGCAGGAGGAAGGAATGGATACAGTTGAAGCTAATCTTCATCTTGGTTTACCAATGGATGCCAGGGACTATGGTGTAGGTGCACAAATTTTACGTACACTTAACGTTTCAAAATTGAAACTGATCAGTAATAATCCAAAGAAAAGAGCGGGCTTACTGGGTTACGGATTAGAGATTGTAGAAGCTGTTCCCATTCAAATTGCGCCGAATAAATTCAATCAGAAATATCTTGAAACAAAAAGAGATAAAATGGGTCATACCATTTTGAAACGGCCTTAG
- a CDS encoding esterase: protein MHKEKPQSILVEETELSSAYLERDVKIDFYLPTHVKHPEKMSLLLVNDGQDLPKMPFDAILNDLYYYEDIEPILCVGIHCGPDRKMEYGIASQPDYLGRGAKASEYTRFIFEELLPFIKTKYHLPHFKEKAFAGFSLGGLMAMDIVWNHPEEFSKTGIFSGSLWWRQKAYEDGYTDEADRIMHNQVKKGEAAPWLKFFIQAGLLDEKKDRNNNGIIDSIDDALDLIAELKNRGYDNHAVKYLELEDGTHDVPTWAKAFPDFLKWGWGLKK from the coding sequence ATGCATAAGGAAAAACCGCAGAGTATCCTTGTTGAAGAAACGGAACTGAGCTCTGCTTACCTGGAACGGGATGTAAAGATTGATTTCTATTTGCCCACGCATGTGAAGCATCCTGAGAAAATGAGTTTACTGCTTGTTAATGATGGACAGGATCTTCCAAAGATGCCTTTTGATGCAATACTCAATGATCTTTATTATTACGAGGATATTGAGCCAATACTCTGTGTTGGAATTCATTGCGGACCCGACCGGAAAATGGAGTATGGAATTGCCAGCCAGCCCGATTATTTAGGAAGAGGCGCTAAAGCAAGTGAGTATACGAGGTTCATTTTTGAAGAACTGCTTCCTTTTATCAAAACAAAATATCATCTGCCTCATTTTAAGGAAAAAGCTTTTGCTGGATTTTCTTTAGGGGGGTTGATGGCGATGGATATTGTGTGGAACCATCCGGAAGAATTCAGTAAAACGGGAATTTTTTCAGGCTCCTTATGGTGGCGGCAAAAAGCATATGAAGATGGATATACAGATGAGGCCGACCGGATCATGCACAACCAGGTAAAGAAGGGTGAGGCGGCACCCTGGCTGAAGTTTTTTATCCAGGCAGGATTGCTGGATGAAAAGAAAGACAGAAATAATAATGGTATCATCGATTCAATTGATGACGCATTGGATTTAATTGCAGAGTTAAAGAATAGAGGATATGATAACCATGCTGTTAAATACCTTGAACTGGAAGACGGAACACATGATGTACCTACATGGGCAAAAGCATTTCCGGATTTTTTGAAATGGGGGTGGGGTTTAAAAAAATAA
- a CDS encoding TonB-dependent receptor, protein MRKFRKLLLVSMTVLISFVSAAQVTTGSISGTVKQTGGEALVGATITVVHKPSGSKYQTISNKGGTFSLPGLRSGGPYTLTIEFVGMKKVEIENITVVLGDDYQANVNLDPQSSSLSEVVITGGKAAANIKSGVSTNVGQRQIATLPSISRSITDFTRLTPQANGNAIAGRDGRYNNFTVDGANLNNNFGLSTDPLPGGNSQPISLDAIEEVSVNIAPTDVRQSNFTGANIASVTKSGSNSFKGTAYGFYRDQSFIGTEVGNIKLPAQINSKSTLYGVSIGGPIIKDKLFFFINGEIEKRVTPPLSSFTPTGGGGTGNVSNVKIDSLKKFSEHLASKYGYQTGSYNGLPNANIKNYKILARIDWNINTIHKLTLKYSEMVGDDDRLMSNSVPNGGAAGVNTWTAGSRFGTNAMSFANSQYSFHDQVRSASIEMNSNWKGKFSNQFIATATKIRTTRSTPGGVFPFIDIMGDPTKSGVASTYAGGARQNYMSAGQENFSNANDVKNDIYNITENFNYYAGKHTLTLGGSYEYQYVGNMFMPGAQSYYAFGSLEEFMTPGTHPIAFTYTFSRIPGKEKVYSAEMKIGQLGLYVQDEINVNQKLKIILGLRFDKPLYPEQPLENPAISALSFPGPDGKPTNYNTGKWPKSTFYPSPRVSVRWDVTGDKSMMVRAGTGIYTGRIPFVYLTNMPTNSGMYQVSALANASQLSQITFSSDPNAWKSLFTAPAAVPNSAGWVVIDPKYKFPQVWRTNLGFDKKYTKGLTLSVDFMYTKDLNATIMRNINQSVPTGTVNLGGSTRQSFVNTSTATRRVYNAYGPVIALENAKNGGSSFSATAQISKSFVKGFYASLAYTFSAAFDLTANPGSTASSTWSGNQTSGNQNDKELSYSNFATPHRIVAIASYRKEYVKHLATTLSLFYEGSQFQNGRISYIYGAASGTAPSGFSNTADVNYDGNSSSDLMYIPKSPSEITFIPVTVGSGVNAVTYSAQQQSDAFFKFLAQDKYLSKHMGQVADRNGALYPFYHRLDARLLQDIFTNIGSRRNTLQISVDCLNFLNLLNKDWGLRDFFPVNNPLRATKNATTGEVRYQLATYTPNGASTPILVDKSFVKSTSTASTWSVQVGLRYIF, encoded by the coding sequence ATGCGAAAATTCAGAAAACTGCTGCTGGTATCGATGACCGTACTCATTTCATTCGTATCTGCTGCCCAGGTTACAACAGGTAGTATTTCAGGAACCGTAAAGCAAACAGGTGGTGAAGCTTTAGTTGGTGCTACCATTACTGTTGTTCACAAGCCCTCAGGTTCAAAGTATCAAACCATTTCAAACAAAGGAGGAACTTTCTCATTACCCGGCTTACGATCAGGTGGCCCTTATACACTTACAATTGAGTTTGTAGGTATGAAAAAAGTTGAAATAGAAAACATTACCGTTGTTTTGGGTGATGATTATCAGGCGAATGTTAACCTTGATCCACAGTCTTCCAGTTTATCTGAGGTTGTTATAACTGGAGGCAAGGCTGCTGCAAATATTAAATCGGGTGTTTCTACCAATGTAGGTCAGCGCCAGATTGCAACTCTTCCGTCTATCAGCAGAAGTATCACTGATTTTACCCGACTTACCCCACAGGCAAATGGTAATGCAATTGCCGGCCGTGACGGACGATATAATAACTTCACAGTTGATGGAGCTAATCTTAATAATAATTTTGGTTTAAGTACCGATCCTTTACCCGGTGGTAACAGCCAGCCAATTTCACTGGATGCCATTGAAGAAGTAAGTGTAAACATTGCTCCAACTGATGTAAGACAATCGAACTTTACAGGTGCAAATATTGCTTCAGTAACTAAAAGCGGTTCAAACAGTTTTAAAGGAACTGCTTATGGCTTTTACAGAGACCAGAGTTTTATTGGTACTGAAGTTGGAAATATCAAATTACCTGCCCAGATAAATTCTAAAAGCACTTTATATGGTGTAAGCATTGGCGGACCAATTATTAAAGACAAGTTATTCTTCTTTATTAATGGAGAAATTGAAAAAAGAGTAACACCTCCATTAAGTTCGTTTACCCCAACAGGTGGTGGCGGAACAGGGAATGTTTCAAATGTGAAGATTGATTCACTGAAGAAATTTTCTGAACACCTCGCCAGCAAGTATGGATATCAAACAGGAAGCTATAACGGCCTCCCGAATGCAAATATCAAAAACTATAAAATTCTTGCCCGTATTGACTGGAACATCAATACCATTCATAAGCTGACTTTAAAGTACAGTGAAATGGTTGGTGATGATGACAGGCTGATGTCGAACAGTGTTCCGAATGGCGGAGCAGCGGGTGTAAATACCTGGACAGCCGGAAGCCGCTTTGGAACAAATGCAATGTCATTTGCCAATTCACAATATAGTTTTCACGATCAGGTAAGATCTGCATCTATTGAGATGAACAGTAACTGGAAAGGAAAATTTTCTAACCAGTTCATTGCAACAGCTACAAAAATTCGGACAACACGTTCAACACCAGGCGGGGTATTTCCATTTATTGATATCATGGGCGATCCAACGAAGAGCGGCGTTGCATCTACATATGCAGGTGGTGCCAGACAGAATTACATGAGTGCCGGACAGGAAAACTTCTCGAATGCAAATGATGTAAAAAATGACATATATAATATTACTGAGAATTTCAACTACTACGCAGGTAAACATACCCTTACCCTCGGTGGTAGTTATGAATATCAGTATGTAGGTAATATGTTTATGCCTGGTGCACAGAGCTATTATGCGTTTGGTTCACTGGAAGAATTTATGACACCGGGTACTCACCCAATTGCCTTTACTTATACATTCTCAAGAATACCAGGTAAAGAAAAAGTGTATTCTGCTGAAATGAAAATCGGCCAATTAGGTTTATATGTTCAGGATGAAATCAATGTAAATCAAAAATTGAAAATAATTCTTGGCCTGCGTTTTGACAAACCTTTGTATCCTGAACAGCCCCTGGAGAACCCTGCAATCAGTGCATTGAGTTTCCCCGGCCCTGACGGAAAGCCTACAAATTACAATACAGGAAAATGGCCTAAATCAACTTTTTATCCTTCGCCTCGTGTTAGTGTGCGTTGGGATGTTACCGGCGACAAGAGTATGATGGTTCGTGCAGGTACTGGCATCTATACAGGAAGAATTCCCTTTGTGTATTTAACCAATATGCCAACAAACAGCGGTATGTATCAGGTATCTGCCCTTGCGAATGCATCACAGCTTTCTCAGATTACATTCAGCTCTGATCCAAATGCCTGGAAATCTTTATTTACTGCTCCGGCAGCGGTTCCTAACTCAGCTGGCTGGGTAGTAATTGATCCAAAATATAAATTTCCACAGGTTTGGAGAACCAATCTTGGCTTCGATAAGAAATACACAAAAGGCTTAACTCTTTCCGTTGACTTCATGTACACCAAAGACCTGAATGCAACAATCATGAGAAACATTAACCAGTCTGTACCAACTGGTACTGTTAATCTTGGTGGCTCAACCAGACAAAGTTTTGTAAATACTTCTACTGCAACACGCAGAGTTTACAATGCTTACGGTCCTGTTATAGCTCTTGAAAATGCAAAAAATGGCGGAAGTTCATTCTCTGCTACTGCCCAGATTTCAAAATCATTTGTCAAAGGGTTCTATGCATCGCTTGCTTATACATTCAGTGCTGCATTTGATTTAACTGCAAACCCAGGCTCAACTGCTTCATCTACATGGAGTGGAAACCAAACCAGCGGTAATCAAAACGACAAAGAACTTTCTTATTCAAACTTTGCAACTCCGCACCGTATCGTTGCCATTGCTTCTTACCGCAAAGAATATGTAAAACATCTTGCTACCACGCTGTCCCTTTTCTATGAAGGTTCACAATTTCAAAATGGCCGTATAAGTTATATTTACGGTGCTGCATCCGGAACTGCGCCATCGGGTTTCAGTAATACCGCTGATGTGAATTATGATGGTAACAGTAGTTCTGATTTAATGTATATTCCAAAGAGCCCATCTGAAATTACTTTTATCCCTGTAACTGTAGGTTCTGGTGTTAATGCCGTTACTTATTCTGCGCAACAGCAGAGCGATGCATTCTTTAAGTTCCTTGCGCAGGATAAATACCTCAGCAAACATATGGGCCAGGTTGCTGACAGAAACGGAGCTCTGTATCCTTTCTATCACAGATTAGATGCAAGATTATTACAGGACATCTTTACAAATATTGGAAGCAGAAGAAACACCTTACAGATCAGTGTTGATTGCTTAAACTTCCTGAACTTATTAAATAAAGATTGGGGATTGCGTGATTTCTTCCCTGTAAACAATCCATTGCGTGCTACTAAGAATGCTACAACAGGTGAAGTAAGATATCAATTGGCTACTTATACACCAAATGGTGCTTCTACACCAATTCTAGTTGACAAGTCATTCGTTAAAAGTACTTCAACTGCAAGTACATGGTCGGTACAGGTTGGTTTACGTTATATCTTCTAA
- a CDS encoding GMP synthase, which translates to MSGVNKHVRVAILDLYDGFANQGMRCIREILNQFADANQLNLDFAEFDVRGKNEVPDLSYDVYISTGGPGSPLESKGTDWENNFFGWITKVKEWNENPLQDQKKHVFFICHSFQLACRYFEIGNVCARKSTAFGAFPIHMIQGANEEIIFEGLVNPFYGVDSRDYQVIQPNHKHLKEIGAKLLCIEKERPHVPFERAIMAIRFNEFMIGTQFHPEADAIGMSMYLQTEEKKKTVIDNHGFEKWKSMIEHLEDPDKILLTYSHILPNFLYRSIFSMDAVSV; encoded by the coding sequence ATGAGCGGAGTGAATAAGCATGTAAGGGTGGCAATTCTTGATTTATATGATGGCTTTGCCAATCAGGGCATGCGTTGTATCCGTGAAATACTGAACCAGTTTGCTGATGCCAATCAACTGAACCTTGATTTTGCTGAATTTGATGTAAGGGGAAAGAACGAAGTACCTGATCTCAGCTATGATGTATATATTTCTACTGGCGGGCCGGGCAGTCCACTGGAAAGTAAAGGAACAGACTGGGAAAATAATTTCTTTGGCTGGATAACAAAAGTTAAAGAGTGGAATGAAAATCCGCTGCAGGATCAGAAAAAACATGTGTTCTTCATTTGCCATTCTTTTCAACTGGCATGCCGCTATTTCGAAATAGGAAATGTGTGTGCCCGGAAATCAACTGCATTTGGTGCATTCCCTATACACATGATACAGGGTGCAAATGAAGAAATTATTTTTGAAGGTCTGGTGAATCCTTTTTACGGAGTTGACAGCCGTGATTACCAGGTGATTCAACCCAATCATAAACACCTGAAAGAAATAGGAGCAAAGCTGCTGTGTATTGAAAAAGAACGGCCGCATGTTCCTTTTGAAAGAGCAATCATGGCTATACGGTTTAATGAATTTATGATAGGCACACAGTTCCATCCTGAAGCTGATGCTATTGGTATGAGCATGTATCTTCAAACAGAAGAGAAAAAGAAAACCGTAATTGACAATCATGGCTTTGAAAAATGGAAAAGCATGATTGAGCACCTGGAAGATCCGGACAAAATATTACTCACATATTCGCATATACTTCCCAACTTTTTGTACCGCTCCATTTTCTCAATGGATGCTGTGTCTGTTTAA